Proteins found in one Rahnella aceris genomic segment:
- the prlC gene encoding oligopeptidase A encodes MTEQQNASNPLLKPFSLPPFSAIKPEHIVPAMKSAIEESRQTIERVVAQGAPYTWENLCQPLAESDDRLSRIWSPVGHLNAVKNSPELREAYEQCLPILSEFSTWTGQHAGLYQAYRDLKDSEHFSTLSVAQKKAIDNALRDFELSGIGLPMEKQKRYGEISARLSELGSTYSNNVLDATMGWSKLISDENDLKGLPESALAAAKALAESKEQEGWLLTLDIPSYLPVITYGENRELREEMYRAFATRASDQGPNAGKWDNSEVMAEELALRHELAQLLGFDSFADMSLATKMAESPKQVIDFLSGLATRARPQGEQELAQLRAFAKEHFGVDEMEAWDLPFYGEKQKQHLFSINDEQLRPYFPEQRALEGLFEVVKRIYGITAKERKDVETWHKDVRFFDLFDETGDLRGSFYLDLYAREHKRGGAWMNDCVGSMRKADGELQKPVAYLTCNFNGPVGNKPALFTHNEVTTLFHEFGHGLHHMLTRIDTPGVAGIAGVPWDAVELPSQFMENWCWEPDALAFISGHFETGEPLPKEMLDKMLAAKNYQAALFILRQLEFGLFDFRMHAEYDPAKGAQILQTLAEIKKQVAVVPSPSWGRFPHAFSHIFAGGYAAGYYSYLWAEVLSADAYSRFEEEGIFNRETGQSFLDNILSRGGSEEPMELFKRFRGREPQLDAMLRHYGIKG; translated from the coding sequence ATGACTGAACAGCAAAACGCGTCGAATCCGCTCTTAAAACCGTTCTCCCTGCCTCCTTTCTCTGCGATCAAGCCTGAACATATTGTCCCTGCGATGAAATCCGCTATCGAAGAAAGCCGTCAGACGATCGAACGTGTTGTCGCGCAGGGCGCGCCTTATACCTGGGAAAATCTCTGTCAGCCGCTGGCCGAAAGTGATGACCGCCTGAGCCGCATCTGGTCGCCGGTGGGGCATCTCAATGCCGTAAAAAACAGCCCGGAACTGCGTGAAGCTTACGAGCAGTGCCTGCCGATTCTGTCTGAATTCAGCACCTGGACCGGGCAGCACGCCGGTTTGTATCAGGCCTACCGCGATTTAAAAGACAGCGAACATTTCAGCACGCTGTCCGTGGCACAGAAAAAAGCCATTGATAACGCGCTGCGTGATTTTGAGCTGTCCGGCATTGGTTTGCCGATGGAAAAACAAAAGCGCTATGGCGAAATTTCCGCGCGTCTGTCTGAGCTGGGTTCGACCTACAGCAACAACGTGCTCGACGCCACGATGGGCTGGAGCAAACTCATCTCTGATGAGAATGACCTGAAAGGTCTGCCGGAAAGTGCGCTGGCCGCCGCGAAAGCGCTGGCAGAATCGAAAGAGCAGGAAGGCTGGCTGTTGACGCTGGATATCCCGAGCTATCTGCCGGTGATCACCTATGGCGAAAACCGTGAACTGCGTGAAGAGATGTACCGCGCATTTGCTACCCGCGCCTCCGATCAGGGTCCGAATGCCGGTAAGTGGGACAACAGTGAAGTCATGGCCGAAGAACTGGCGCTGCGTCACGAACTGGCTCAGTTGTTAGGTTTTGATTCTTTCGCGGATATGTCTCTCGCCACCAAAATGGCCGAAAGCCCGAAACAGGTGATCGACTTCCTGAGCGGTCTGGCAACCCGTGCGCGTCCGCAGGGCGAGCAGGAACTGGCCCAACTGCGTGCTTTCGCCAAAGAACATTTCGGTGTGGACGAAATGGAAGCCTGGGATTTGCCGTTCTACGGCGAAAAACAGAAACAGCATCTGTTCTCCATCAACGACGAACAGTTACGTCCTTACTTCCCTGAGCAGCGTGCGCTGGAAGGGCTGTTTGAAGTGGTGAAACGCATTTACGGCATCACCGCCAAAGAACGTAAAGACGTAGAAACCTGGCATAAAGACGTGCGTTTCTTCGACCTGTTCGATGAAACCGGCGACCTGCGCGGCAGCTTCTATCTCGACCTGTATGCCCGCGAACACAAACGCGGTGGCGCATGGATGAACGACTGCGTTGGCAGCATGCGTAAAGCCGACGGCGAACTGCAAAAACCGGTCGCGTACCTGACCTGTAACTTTAACGGTCCGGTCGGCAACAAACCGGCGCTGTTTACCCATAACGAAGTCACGACGCTGTTCCATGAATTCGGTCACGGCCTGCATCATATGCTGACCCGCATCGACACGCCGGGAGTCGCCGGTATTGCCGGTGTGCCGTGGGATGCTGTCGAGCTGCCAAGCCAGTTTATGGAAAACTGGTGCTGGGAGCCGGACGCACTGGCGTTTATCTCCGGTCATTTCGAAACCGGCGAACCGTTGCCGAAAGAGATGCTGGATAAAATGCTGGCGGCGAAAAACTATCAGGCGGCGTTGTTTATCCTGCGTCAGCTGGAATTCGGCCTGTTCGATTTCCGTATGCATGCGGAATATGACCCGGCTAAAGGCGCGCAAATCCTGCAAACGCTGGCTGAAATCAAGAAACAGGTTGCCGTGGTGCCGTCACCTTCATGGGGCCGGTTCCCGCATGCCTTCAGCCACATCTTTGCAGGCGGTTATGCGGCCGGTTACTACAGCTATCTGTGGGCGGAAGTGCTGTCTGCAGATGCCTATTCCCGCTTTGAAGAAGAAGGGATTTTCAACCGCGAAACCGGTCAGTCGTTCCTGGATAACATTCTGTCGCGCGGCGGTTCCGAAGAGCCTATGGAGCTGTTCAAACGCTTCCGCGGGCGTGAGCCGCAGCTGGATGCTATGCTGCGCCACTACGGAATCAAAGGATAA